A genomic segment from Sulfuritalea hydrogenivorans sk43H encodes:
- the ispG gene encoding flavodoxin-dependent (E)-4-hydroxy-3-methylbut-2-enyl-diphosphate synthase: MSESPRVQLARRASRLVMVAGVGVGGTAPASPVVIQSMTNTDTEDVFGTAMQVAQLARAGSELVRITVNTREAAAAVPKIRERLAQMNVDVPLIGDFHFNGHKLLAEHPACAEALAKLRINPGNVGKGAKRDEQFAQLIEIACRFDKPIRIGVNWGSLDQSLLARIMDENARRPEPKDATEIMREAMVTSALESAAQAEQFGLGGDRIVLSCKVSGVQDLIAIYRELAARCDYPLHLGLTEAGMGSKGIVASTAALSVLLQEGIGDTIRVSLTPEPNGDRTREVIVAQEILQTMGLRAFTPLVAACPGCGRTTSTVFQELAQDIQNYVRERMPEWRLARVGVENMTLAVMGCVVNGPGESKHASIGISLPGTGEAPVAPVYIDGERVVTLRGENISAEFRQIVDDYVSRKYPERASH; the protein is encoded by the coding sequence ATGAGCGAGTCGCCCCGAGTTCAACTGGCGCGGCGCGCAAGCCGTCTCGTCATGGTGGCAGGAGTCGGCGTTGGCGGTACGGCGCCCGCATCCCCCGTGGTCATCCAGTCGATGACCAATACCGACACCGAGGATGTGTTCGGCACCGCGATGCAAGTGGCGCAGCTGGCGCGCGCCGGATCGGAACTGGTGCGCATCACGGTGAATACCCGCGAGGCCGCCGCCGCCGTGCCGAAGATCCGCGAGCGTCTGGCGCAGATGAACGTCGACGTGCCGCTGATCGGCGATTTCCATTTCAACGGCCACAAGCTTCTGGCGGAACATCCGGCCTGCGCCGAGGCGCTGGCCAAGCTGCGCATCAATCCGGGCAACGTCGGCAAGGGCGCCAAGCGCGACGAGCAGTTCGCGCAATTGATCGAAATCGCCTGCAGGTTCGACAAGCCCATCCGCATCGGCGTCAATTGGGGCAGTCTCGATCAGTCCCTGCTGGCTCGCATCATGGACGAAAACGCCAGGCGTCCGGAACCGAAGGATGCCACCGAGATCATGCGCGAGGCGATGGTGACGTCCGCTCTGGAGTCGGCGGCGCAGGCTGAGCAGTTCGGGCTTGGTGGCGATCGCATCGTGCTGTCGTGCAAGGTTTCCGGCGTGCAGGACCTGATCGCGATTTATCGCGAACTCGCGGCGCGCTGCGACTATCCGCTGCATCTGGGACTGACCGAGGCGGGCATGGGCAGCAAGGGAATCGTTGCCTCGACCGCGGCGCTCAGCGTGCTGCTGCAGGAAGGCATCGGCGACACGATACGCGTGTCGCTGACGCCCGAGCCGAACGGTGACCGCACGCGCGAGGTGATCGTTGCCCAGGAAATCCTGCAGACCATGGGCCTGCGCGCCTTCACGCCGCTGGTGGCGGCATGCCCCGGTTGCGGGCGCACCACCAGCACGGTATTCCAGGAACTGGCGCAGGACATCCAGAACTACGTGCGCGAGCGCATGCCGGAATGGCGCCTTGCCCGTGTCGGCGTCGAGAACATGACGCTGGCCGTGATGGGCTGCGTGGTGAACGGGCCCGGCGAAAGCAAACACGCCAGCATCGGCATCTCGCTGCCGGGCACCGGCGAAGCGCCGGTGGCGCCGGTGTATATCGACGGCGAGCGCGTCGTCACCCTGCGCGGCGAGAACATATCCGCCGAATTCCGCCAGATCGTTGACGACTACGTTTCGAGAAAGTATCCGGAAAGAGCGAGTCACTGA
- the der gene encoding ribosome biogenesis GTPase Der: MKPTLVIVGRPNVGKSTLFNRLTRSRDALVADQPGLTRDRHYGHGRLGNKPYLVVDTGGFEPQAKEGIVKEMALQAEAAIAEADVLIFVVDVRTGLTSQDKVIADLLRRSGRPLLLAANKGEGMDRAVVSAEFYELGCGAPCVISSAHGEGVRELVELALAPFPDESEADEESAGPRVAIAGRPNVGKSTLINTLLGEDRVIAFDMPGTTRDAIEVPFERNGRAYTLIDTAGLRRKGRVFETIEKFSVIKTLQAVEEANVVVLMVDATQEISDQDAHIAGFIIDAGRALVVAVNKWDAVDDYRREQIKLDITRKLNFLGFARVHYVSALKGQGIAGILSSVDKAYAAAMAKMSTPKLTRVLIAAVEKQTPPRHGAFRPKLRYAHQGGSNPPIIVIHGNALEHIPASYTRYLERYFLEAFKLQGTPLRIQYKTTTNPFASEGRPAKQKLRREK, translated from the coding sequence ATGAAACCAACCCTTGTAATTGTCGGCCGGCCGAATGTCGGCAAATCGACCCTGTTCAACCGCCTCACGCGCTCGCGCGATGCGCTGGTGGCCGATCAGCCGGGACTCACCCGGGATCGCCATTACGGTCATGGCCGCCTGGGAAACAAGCCCTATCTGGTCGTCGATACGGGCGGCTTCGAGCCGCAGGCCAAGGAAGGCATCGTCAAGGAAATGGCGCTGCAGGCCGAGGCCGCCATCGCCGAAGCCGATGTGCTGATTTTCGTGGTCGACGTGCGCACCGGTCTGACCTCGCAGGACAAGGTGATTGCCGATCTCCTGCGCCGGAGCGGGCGTCCGCTGCTGCTCGCGGCGAACAAGGGCGAAGGCATGGATCGGGCGGTGGTCTCGGCGGAGTTCTACGAGCTTGGCTGCGGCGCTCCCTGCGTGATTTCCTCCGCCCATGGCGAGGGCGTGCGCGAACTGGTCGAGCTTGCGCTGGCGCCGTTTCCCGATGAGAGTGAGGCGGACGAAGAGTCGGCCGGTCCCCGGGTCGCCATCGCCGGCCGCCCCAACGTCGGCAAGAGCACGCTGATCAACACCCTGCTCGGCGAAGACCGCGTGATCGCCTTCGACATGCCGGGCACCACGCGCGATGCCATCGAGGTTCCCTTCGAGCGCAACGGCCGCGCCTACACCCTGATCGATACCGCGGGGTTGCGGCGCAAGGGCCGCGTGTTCGAGACCATTGAAAAGTTTTCGGTGATCAAGACCCTGCAGGCTGTCGAGGAAGCCAATGTCGTGGTGTTGATGGTCGATGCCACCCAGGAAATATCCGACCAGGACGCGCACATCGCCGGATTCATCATCGATGCCGGGCGCGCGCTGGTGGTTGCGGTGAATAAATGGGATGCGGTGGATGACTACCGCCGCGAGCAGATCAAGCTGGACATCACGCGCAAGCTGAACTTCCTGGGTTTTGCCCGCGTCCATTACGTTTCGGCCTTGAAGGGGCAGGGCATCGCCGGCATCCTGTCGTCGGTCGACAAGGCTTACGCCGCAGCGATGGCCAAGATGTCGACGCCGAAACTCACCCGGGTGCTGATTGCCGCCGTGGAAAAGCAGACACCGCCGCGCCACGGGGCCTTCCGTCCCAAGCTGCGCTATGCACACCAAGGCGGCAGCAATCCGCCGATCATCGTGATCCACGGCAATGCGCTGGAGCACATTCCGGCGTCGTATACCCGCTATCTGGAGCGCTATTTCCTTGAGGCCTTCAAGCTGCAAGGCACGCCGTTGCGCATTCAATACAAGACCACCACGAATCCCTTTGCCAGTGAAGGTCGCCCCGCAAAGCAGAAGCTCCGCCGCGAAAAGTGA
- the bamB gene encoding outer membrane protein assembly factor BamB, with the protein MRLPLLVVVSALMLGACSTVEKLNPFSSSAPKIKPAELATIQPTAELKSLWQANVGRAGEFTFSPAVVDRSVYAAARDGTLARFDDGRQVWRIAAGQTVSGGVGSDGKLVAVGTPKGEVLAFDAASGREIWKARVSSEVLAAPAVAEGLVIVRSGDSRIFGFDAADGKRRWVYQRSTPTLSLRSNVGVVPAGKVTLAGFPGGKLVAIANNNGAAVWEVTVALPRGATELERVADVTSSPVVIGSSVCAAAFQGRVACFDANSGNTLWSRDMSSSAGLDVDNRYVYIADDKGAVHALDRSSGASIWKQDKLSNRGLSRPLALGGHVAVADYQGVVHLLRREDGAFAARANTDGSAVRSEPVRFGAGLLLQTANGGLHALEAR; encoded by the coding sequence ATGCGGTTGCCATTGCTGGTTGTGGTTTCAGCACTGATGCTGGGTGCCTGCTCGACGGTCGAGAAGCTCAATCCTTTCAGCTCCAGCGCACCCAAGATCAAGCCGGCGGAGCTTGCCACCATCCAGCCGACTGCGGAACTGAAAAGTCTCTGGCAGGCGAATGTCGGCAGGGCGGGCGAGTTTACGTTTTCACCCGCCGTGGTGGATCGCAGCGTGTACGCGGCTGCCCGCGATGGAACGCTGGCCCGTTTCGATGATGGGCGTCAGGTCTGGCGGATTGCCGCCGGCCAGACGGTTTCCGGCGGCGTCGGCAGCGACGGCAAGCTGGTGGCGGTCGGCACGCCGAAGGGAGAAGTGCTGGCCTTCGACGCGGCAAGCGGTCGCGAAATCTGGAAGGCGCGCGTGAGCTCGGAAGTTCTGGCTGCGCCGGCGGTGGCGGAGGGACTGGTCATCGTTCGCTCCGGCGATTCGCGCATCTTCGGTTTTGACGCAGCCGATGGCAAACGGCGCTGGGTCTATCAGCGCAGTACCCCAACCCTGTCCTTGCGCTCGAATGTCGGCGTGGTGCCGGCGGGGAAAGTCACGCTCGCCGGATTTCCCGGCGGCAAGCTGGTTGCCATCGCCAACAACAACGGCGCGGCCGTGTGGGAAGTGACGGTGGCGCTACCCAGGGGTGCGACCGAACTGGAGCGTGTCGCCGATGTCACCAGCTCGCCGGTAGTAATCGGCAGCAGCGTCTGTGCGGCGGCATTCCAGGGGCGGGTCGCCTGTTTTGATGCCAACAGCGGCAATACCCTCTGGTCGCGCGACATGTCGTCCAGCGCGGGTCTCGACGTGGACAACCGCTACGTATATATCGCCGACGACAAGGGTGCAGTGCATGCGCTGGATCGCAGCAGCGGGGCCAGTATCTGGAAGCAGGACAAGTTGTCCAATCGCGGTCTTTCGCGGCCCCTGGCACTGGGCGGACACGTCGCCGTCGCGGACTACCAGGGCGTGGTGCACTTGTTGCGCCGCGAGGACGGCGCCTTTGCCGCGCGTGCCAACACCGACGGCAGCGCCGTGCGGTCCGAGCCGGTGCGTTTTGGGGCCGGCCTGCTGCTACAGACTGCGAACGGCGGACTGCATGCGCTGGAAGCGCGTTAG
- the hflX gene encoding ribosome rescue GTPase HflX — MFERPASGENAVLVQLDFGEGDFAERLSEFNLLVGSAGARSLAVISGKRARPDPALFAGKGKVAEIGDAVGLHQADVVIFNHELSPGQQRNLERTLECRVVDRSSLILDIFALRAKSHEGKLQVELAQLQHLATRLVRGWTHLERQKGGIGLRGPGEKQLETDRRLLGKRVSLLKDRLKQLERQREVRRRARTRGEVLAISLVGYTNAGKSTLFNALTRAGAYAADQLFATLDTTSRRLFIEGAGPIVLSDTVGFIRDLPHALVAAFQATLEETAQADLLLHVVDSASADRDQQMAAVGAVLEEIGALDVPQILVWNKVDLTAASPGIERDDCGNISCVRLSARTGAGVSLLREALAEVASRHDEIPAAAA, encoded by the coding sequence ATGTTCGAGCGTCCCGCCAGTGGCGAGAATGCGGTTCTGGTGCAACTTGATTTCGGTGAAGGGGACTTTGCCGAGCGATTGTCGGAATTCAATCTGCTGGTCGGCAGCGCCGGCGCACGGTCGCTGGCGGTAATTTCTGGCAAGCGGGCAAGGCCCGACCCCGCACTGTTTGCCGGCAAGGGCAAGGTGGCCGAAATTGGCGATGCCGTGGGGCTGCACCAGGCCGACGTCGTGATTTTCAACCACGAGCTTTCCCCCGGCCAGCAGCGCAACCTCGAACGCACCCTGGAATGCCGCGTGGTCGACCGCAGCAGCCTGATTCTGGACATCTTCGCCCTGCGCGCGAAAAGCCACGAAGGCAAGCTCCAGGTCGAACTCGCCCAACTCCAGCATCTGGCCACCCGGCTGGTGCGCGGCTGGACTCACCTGGAGCGGCAGAAGGGCGGCATCGGCTTGCGCGGCCCCGGTGAAAAACAGCTTGAAACCGACCGCCGCCTGCTGGGAAAACGTGTCTCGCTGCTCAAGGACCGCCTGAAGCAACTGGAACGCCAGCGCGAAGTGCGCCGGCGCGCGCGAACCCGCGGCGAGGTACTGGCGATTTCGCTGGTGGGTTACACCAACGCGGGGAAGAGCACGCTGTTCAACGCCTTGACCCGAGCCGGCGCCTACGCCGCCGACCAGTTGTTCGCCACGCTCGATACCACGTCGCGTCGGCTGTTCATCGAAGGCGCCGGGCCGATCGTTCTGTCGGACACCGTCGGCTTCATCCGCGACTTGCCGCACGCTCTGGTGGCGGCTTTCCAGGCGACCCTGGAAGAAACCGCCCAGGCCGACCTGCTGCTGCACGTCGTCGATTCGGCCAGTGCCGATCGCGACCAGCAGATGGCGGCGGTGGGTGCGGTATTGGAAGAGATCGGGGCGCTCGATGTGCCGCAAATCCTGGTGTGGAACAAGGTCGACCTGACCGCCGCCAGCCCCGGAATCGAGCGTGATGACTGTGGTAACATTTCATGCGTTCGCTTGAGCGCCCGCACCGGGGCCGGGGTATCCTTGCTGCGTGAGGCTCTGGCCGAAGTGGCGAGTCGGCATGACGAAATTCCCGCTGCTGCAGCCTGA
- the hisS gene encoding histidine--tRNA ligase, which produces MSQTLQAVRGMNDILPVEAELWEQFEESVRDWLGAYGYRPIRMPMVEPTPLFARAIGEVTDIVEKEMYSFEDALNGESLTLRPEGTASCVRAVLQHNLLYDGPKRLWYMGPMFRHERPQKGRYRQFHQVGVEALGFSGPDIDAEQIAMCARLWDDLGLEGIRLEINSLGQSEERARHRAALLAYLEQHHEQLDADAQRRLHSNPLRILDTKNPAMQALVEAAPKLIDYLGEESIRHFEGVQQLLKDAAIPYRINPRLVRGLDYYNLTVFEWVTDQLGAQGTVCAGGRYDGLVAQLGGKPAPACGFAMGIERLLALWQDQGHRHEAPVPDAYFVHQGEAAGRFAFRVAEALRSAGFSIHLHCGGGSFKSQMKKADASGAPIALIVGDDETAANQVSVKHLRSGFDQPAEQVRVSFDELADHLGDILFPLEDDNGNL; this is translated from the coding sequence ATGAGCCAGACATTGCAAGCCGTCCGCGGCATGAATGACATCCTGCCGGTCGAAGCCGAACTCTGGGAGCAGTTCGAGGAGTCCGTGCGCGACTGGTTGGGCGCCTACGGCTACCGTCCGATCCGCATGCCGATGGTGGAACCGACGCCGCTGTTTGCCCGCGCCATTGGCGAAGTGACCGACATTGTCGAAAAGGAAATGTATTCCTTTGAGGATGCCCTGAACGGCGAGAGCCTCACCTTGCGTCCGGAAGGCACCGCGTCCTGCGTGCGCGCCGTGCTGCAGCACAACCTGCTTTACGACGGGCCCAAGCGCCTCTGGTACATGGGACCGATGTTTCGCCACGAGCGGCCGCAGAAGGGGCGCTATCGCCAGTTTCATCAGGTGGGTGTCGAAGCGCTGGGCTTTTCCGGCCCCGACATCGATGCCGAACAGATCGCGATGTGCGCCCGGTTGTGGGATGACCTCGGGCTTGAGGGTATCCGCCTCGAAATCAATTCGCTCGGCCAGAGCGAGGAGCGGGCACGCCATCGCGCCGCTTTGCTGGCCTATCTCGAACAGCACCATGAGCAACTGGATGCCGATGCCCAGCGCCGGCTGCACAGCAATCCCCTGCGCATCCTGGATACCAAGAATCCCGCAATGCAGGCGCTGGTCGAGGCGGCGCCAAAGCTGATCGACTATCTTGGCGAGGAATCCATCAGGCATTTCGAGGGCGTGCAGCAACTGCTCAAGGATGCCGCGATTCCGTATCGCATCAATCCGCGCCTGGTGCGCGGGCTGGACTATTACAACCTCACGGTGTTCGAGTGGGTCACAGACCAACTCGGCGCGCAGGGCACGGTGTGCGCCGGCGGCCGTTATGATGGCCTCGTCGCGCAACTCGGCGGCAAGCCTGCGCCAGCCTGCGGTTTCGCCATGGGCATCGAGCGCCTGCTGGCGTTGTGGCAGGATCAGGGCCATCGTCACGAAGCCCCGGTTCCCGATGCCTACTTCGTGCATCAGGGTGAGGCCGCCGGCCGGTTTGCCTTTCGCGTCGCCGAAGCCCTGCGCAGCGCCGGATTTTCGATCCACCTGCATTGCGGCGGAGGCAGCTTCAAATCACAGATGAAAAAAGCCGACGCTTCCGGCGCGCCGATTGCACTGATAGTCGGCGATGACGAGACGGCGGCAAATCAGGTTAGCGTAAAACACCTGCGTTCCGGCTTCGATCAGCCGGCCGAACAGGTGCGTGTGAGTTTCGACGAACTGGCCGATCATCTCGGCGATATTCTTTTCCCCCTGGAAGACGACAATGGCAACCTATGA
- the hfq gene encoding RNA chaperone Hfq, with protein sequence MSNKGQMLQDPFLNTLRREHVPVSIYLVNGIKLQGQIESFDQYVVLLKNTVTQMVYKHAISTVVPARPVNFAQEAEAD encoded by the coding sequence ATGAGTAATAAAGGGCAAATGTTACAAGACCCGTTTCTGAACACGCTGCGTCGTGAACACGTTCCGGTTTCCATCTACCTGGTCAATGGCATCAAGCTGCAGGGGCAGATCGAATCCTTCGACCAGTATGTGGTTCTGCTCAAGAACACGGTGACGCAGATGGTGTACAAGCACGCCATTTCGACGGTGGTTCCCGCTCGCCCCGTCAATTTCGCCCAGGAAGCCGAAGCCGATTGA
- a CDS encoding helix-turn-helix domain-containing protein: MTETQATESLDTEAVEGVSADDVPAEVTEVVAPTESETPGAVLRRAREARGQSIPDVVQVIRFSARQIEALERDDYASLPGSTAVRGLVRNYAKFLKLDAAPLLVQLEPAVPVPEADVRPPTNMGEAEQPTLVERVPPRFIVAGGVALLLALGGYWLATLPADGGLSSFLRGMSGGPAAVRSGSVAVPVVAPVVQPAPAVVAESAPVAENAASAPPPFAGLRVEFDDHSWIEIRDATQKVVFVGEYPAGTRQNVEGKAPFQVWVGRASGVRMFMGERSIDLKPHTREEVARFTVE; this comes from the coding sequence ATGACTGAAACGCAAGCAACCGAGAGTCTCGACACGGAAGCCGTTGAGGGCGTGTCGGCAGATGATGTCCCGGCGGAGGTGACGGAGGTTGTCGCGCCGACTGAATCGGAGACACCCGGAGCGGTGCTGCGCCGGGCACGGGAAGCGCGTGGCCAGTCGATTCCGGATGTGGTGCAGGTGATCCGCTTCAGCGCACGCCAGATCGAAGCGCTGGAGCGCGACGATTACGCGAGCCTGCCCGGTTCCACGGCGGTGCGTGGCCTGGTGCGCAACTATGCCAAGTTTCTCAAGCTCGATGCGGCACCTCTGCTGGTGCAGCTTGAACCGGCGGTGCCGGTTCCCGAGGCGGATGTCCGTCCGCCCACCAACATGGGCGAAGCCGAGCAGCCGACGCTGGTCGAGCGGGTGCCGCCCAGGTTCATTGTCGCCGGAGGTGTGGCCCTGCTGCTGGCGCTGGGCGGGTACTGGCTTGCGACTTTGCCGGCCGACGGCGGACTGTCGAGTTTTTTGCGCGGCATGTCGGGCGGTCCTGCCGCGGTCAGGTCGGGGAGTGTCGCGGTTCCGGTGGTGGCTCCCGTGGTGCAACCGGCGCCGGCAGTGGTGGCCGAAAGCGCTCCCGTTGCCGAAAACGCAGCATCCGCGCCGCCTCCGTTTGCCGGGTTGCGCGTCGAGTTCGACGATCATTCCTGGATCGAAATTCGCGATGCGACGCAGAAGGTCGTGTTCGTCGGTGAATATCCCGCCGGCACCCGTCAGAATGTGGAAGGCAAGGCGCCGTTCCAGGTCTGGGTCGGCAGGGCGTCCGGCGTGCGCATGTTCATGGGCGAGCGCAGCATCGATCTCAAGCCGCATACCCGCGAAGAAGTCGCCCGGTTTACCGTCGAATGA
- the pilW gene encoding type IV pilus biogenesis/stability protein PilW, which produces MNKTIAAIGLVFLLAGCTVTGGGSGKGAQQAVSAQPAANEEQQRAKVHTELGSLYMLDGRSAIALEEARIALSVDPNYAPAYNLLGLTHMVLNEAKLAEENFEKALRLAPGDPEISNNFGWFLCQNGREKDSIAYFMAAAKNPLYTTPTKPYTNAGICSLGLKDDKAAEEYLMTALRLSPTNTQALFWLADIAHRQGRHSEARQWTTDIEKMVEPTAEVIWLALRIERKLGNRDAEARYASQLRRRFPGSPEQRLLIQGQYD; this is translated from the coding sequence ATGAACAAGACGATTGCCGCAATTGGATTGGTGTTCCTGCTGGCCGGCTGCACCGTAACCGGGGGCGGTTCGGGAAAAGGAGCCCAGCAGGCTGTTTCCGCGCAACCGGCGGCAAACGAAGAGCAGCAGCGGGCCAAGGTGCATACCGAGCTGGGATCGCTGTACATGCTCGATGGCCGTTCGGCGATAGCACTCGAGGAAGCGCGCATTGCGCTCTCCGTCGATCCGAATTACGCGCCGGCCTACAACCTGCTGGGCCTGACCCATATGGTGCTCAACGAAGCGAAGCTGGCGGAGGAAAACTTCGAGAAGGCGCTGCGTCTGGCTCCGGGCGATCCGGAAATCAGCAACAACTTCGGCTGGTTCCTCTGCCAGAACGGCCGCGAGAAGGATTCGATCGCCTACTTCATGGCGGCAGCGAAGAATCCGCTCTATACGACGCCGACCAAGCCATACACCAACGCCGGAATCTGCTCGTTAGGCCTGAAAGACGACAAGGCGGCCGAAGAGTACTTGATGACGGCATTGCGTTTGTCGCCGACCAACACCCAGGCATTGTTCTGGCTGGCCGATATTGCCCATCGGCAGGGACGTCATTCAGAAGCGCGGCAGTGGACTACGGATATCGAAAAAATGGTGGAGCCGACGGCGGAAGTCATCTGGCTCGCTTTACGCATCGAGCGCAAATTGGGCAATCGCGATGCCGAGGCACGCTATGCCTCGCAACTGCGTCGCCGGTTTCCGGGATCTCCGGAACAACGCCTGCTGATCCAGGGGCAATATGACTGA
- a CDS encoding YfgM family protein: MATYDLEEQEQLDELKTWWKMYGNLVTGILVVVALAVAGWQGWNWWQRQQSAQASALFSGLQTATMQRDAKRARELAGELIDKYSSTSYAGMGAMLAARAQLETGDAKNARAQLAWAAENARDPGLRELARLRLAAVMLDEKAYDEAMKQLATEPAAAFAPRFAELRGDIFAAQGKTEEARNAYDGALAKFDALAKDDETRQRSGYKEVLQAKRDALGTGK, encoded by the coding sequence ATGGCAACCTATGACCTCGAAGAACAGGAACAGCTCGACGAGCTGAAGACCTGGTGGAAGATGTACGGCAATCTGGTGACCGGTATCCTGGTCGTCGTGGCGCTGGCGGTGGCCGGATGGCAGGGCTGGAACTGGTGGCAGCGCCAGCAGTCGGCGCAGGCGTCGGCACTGTTCTCCGGGCTGCAAACGGCGACGATGCAGCGGGATGCCAAGCGGGCGCGCGAGCTGGCCGGCGAATTGATCGACAAGTATTCCTCCACATCGTATGCCGGCATGGGTGCGATGCTGGCGGCGCGCGCGCAGCTCGAAACGGGCGATGCGAAGAACGCCCGGGCACAACTGGCATGGGCCGCGGAGAACGCCAGGGATCCGGGGCTGCGCGAATTGGCGCGCCTGCGACTGGCCGCGGTGATGCTCGACGAGAAGGCCTACGACGAGGCCATGAAACAGCTTGCCACCGAGCCGGCCGCCGCATTTGCGCCGCGCTTTGCGGAATTGCGTGGCGACATTTTTGCTGCCCAGGGAAAAACCGAAGAAGCGCGCAATGCCTACGATGGCGCATTGGCAAAGTTCGACGCCCTGGCCAAGGACGATGAAACCCGGCAGCGCAGCGGCTACAAGGAAGTGCTTCAGGCCAAGCGCGATGCGCTCGGAACGGGCAAGTGA
- the rlmN gene encoding 23S rRNA (adenine(2503)-C(2))-methyltransferase RlmN: MATNLLDFDAEGLTAWFAQQGEKPFRARQVLRWMHHFGESDFNAMTDIAKSLRDKLIATAAVSPAPTISDKLSDDGTRKFLFDVGNGNAVETVFIPEDDRGTLCISSQAGCALECAFCSTGRQGFNRNLSTAEIIGQLWQANRALGYAPTSGDCGERVISNVVLMGMGEPLANFDNLVPALRLMLDDNAYGLSRRRVTVSTSGIVPAMDRLAETCPVALAVSLHAPTDGLRDKLVPINRKYPLAELMAACQRYLVHAPRDFITFEYVMLDGVNDSDADARALLHLVRDVPCKFNLIPFNPFPASGFKRSPAERVRRFASILINAGIVTTTRKTRGDDIDAACGQLAGKVQDKSRRVIRATGAATGSAATSTSAGVALHP; this comes from the coding sequence ATGGCGACAAACCTCCTCGATTTTGATGCGGAAGGCCTGACAGCCTGGTTCGCGCAGCAGGGCGAAAAGCCTTTCCGCGCGCGCCAGGTGCTGCGCTGGATGCATCATTTCGGGGAGAGCGATTTCAATGCGATGACCGACATCGCCAAGTCGTTGCGCGACAAGCTGATCGCCACGGCCGCCGTATCGCCAGCGCCGACTATCAGCGACAAGTTGTCGGACGACGGCACGCGCAAGTTCCTGTTCGATGTCGGCAACGGCAATGCGGTGGAAACCGTCTTCATTCCCGAGGATGATCGCGGCACGCTGTGCATTTCCTCCCAGGCGGGTTGCGCGCTGGAATGCGCGTTCTGCTCCACCGGCCGCCAGGGATTCAACCGGAACCTGAGCACCGCCGAGATCATCGGCCAGCTGTGGCAGGCCAACCGCGCGCTGGGCTATGCGCCGACGAGCGGCGACTGCGGCGAGCGAGTCATCAGCAATGTCGTGCTGATGGGCATGGGCGAGCCGCTGGCCAACTTCGACAACCTGGTGCCGGCGCTGCGCCTGATGCTGGATGACAACGCTTACGGCTTGTCGCGGCGGCGCGTTACGGTATCGACCTCGGGCATCGTGCCGGCCATGGACCGACTGGCCGAGACCTGTCCGGTGGCCCTGGCGGTTTCCCTGCATGCGCCGACCGACGGCCTGCGCGACAAGCTGGTGCCGATCAACCGCAAGTATCCGCTGGCCGAGCTGATGGCGGCGTGCCAGCGTTATCTGGTTCATGCGCCGCGCGATTTCATTACCTTCGAGTACGTGATGCTCGACGGCGTCAACGACAGCGACGCGGATGCGCGCGCGCTGTTGCATCTGGTTCGCGACGTTCCCTGCAAGTTCAACCTGATTCCTTTCAACCCCTTCCCCGCTTCCGGCTTCAAGCGTTCGCCCGCCGAGCGCGTCAGGCGCTTCGCATCGATCCTGATCAATGCCGGCATCGTTACCACGACACGCAAGACGCGCGGCGACGACATCGATGCCGCGTGCGGACAGCTGGCCGGAAAGGTGCAGGACAAGTCGCGGCGCGTGATCCGTGCCACGGGTGCAGCCACCGGATCGGCTGCCACTTCTACTTCTGCTGGAGTCGCATTGCACCCATGA